The Candidatus Poribacteria bacterium genome contains the following window.
TGGGAAAGCGAGTTGTGTCTCAACCGAACAGAAACTTCTTGATAACCTTGAAGAATTTACGATTCTCACGTGGGTCAAAACCAACGAGGCTCCGGCAAACCGAACGGGACTCGTCGGGCAGAACGACTCTCCAGAGTTCGGTTTTATTGATGCCAATACTATCAACCTCTGGACACCCACGGCGGGTGGAACACCTAATCCGTGGAAACACAAACACGGTGATGGTAAATGGCACCACGTCGGGTGTGTCGCTACGACTGAATACGTCCACGTTTATATTGATGGTGAGTATGTCGAGAAAAAGGGCGGCTGGGCAAATCATGGCACATCTGCCTTTAACGTCAATATCGGTGGCTGCGGGGTCTGGGATCCAGCCGGAAATTTCTTCCCAGGTGCCATGGACGAAGTTGCTATTTTCCACTCTGCGCTGGAACAGGAAGATGTTCAGGTGCTGATGGAAGGATTTCAGACATACTTGGCTGTTGATCCGGCAGGCAAGCTTGGTACAACCTGGGGGCATATTAAAGCAACGCAT
Protein-coding sequences here:
- a CDS encoding LamG domain-containing protein, which translates into the protein MKKVLLTLSAVCFSLIAVQVSTAEIDLETAVGIWLFDEGKGGVATDLSAAGNDGELVKSPAWVDGKFGKALEFDGKASCVSTEQKLLDNLEEFTILTWVKTNEAPANRTGLVGQNDSPEFGFIDANTINLWTPTAGGTPNPWKHKHGDGKWHHVGCVATTEYVHVYIDGEYVEKKGGWANHGTSAFNVNIGGCGVWDPAGNFFPGAMDEVAIFHSALEQEDVQVLMEGFQTYLAVDPAGKLGTTWGHIKATHHFRQ